In Dromaius novaehollandiae isolate bDroNov1 chromosome 2, bDroNov1.hap1, whole genome shotgun sequence, one DNA window encodes the following:
- the SOSTDC1 gene encoding sclerostin domain-containing protein 1: protein MLLPAIHFYGFLLACIFTRSYLAFKNDATEVLYSHVVKPAPASPSSNSTLNQARNGGRHYTSTGSDRNNRVQVGCRELRSTKYISDGQCTSINPLKELVCAGECLPLPLLPNWIGGGYGTKYWSRRSSQEWRCVNDKTRTQRIQLQCQDGSIRTYKITVVTACKCKRYTRQHNESSHNFEGTSQAKPVQHHKERKRASKSSKHSTS, encoded by the exons ATGCTTCTCCCTGCCATTCACTTCTATGGCTTTCTCCTAGCTTGCATCTTCACGAGAAGCTACTTGGCTTTCAAGAATGATGCCACCGAGGTACTTTATTCACACGTTGTTAAACCTGCTCCAGCGAGCCCAAGCAGCAATAGCACGTTGAACCAAGCCAGGAATGGAGGCAGGCACTACACCAGCACTGGATCCGATCGTAACA ATCGTGTTCAAGTTGGCTGTCGGGAACTGAGATCCACCAAGTACATTTCAGATGGCCAGTGCACCAGCATCAATCCTCTGAAAGAGCTGGTGTGTGCAGGCGAATGCCTCCCTTTGCCACTGCTCCCCAACTGGATTGGCGGAGGTTATGGCACCAAGTACTGGAGCAGGCGGAGCTCGCAAGAGTGGAGATGCGTCAATGACAAAACTCGCACCCAGAGGATCCAGCTTCAGTGCCAGGATGGAAGTATAAGAACCTACAAAATAACCGTGGTCACGGCCTGCAAGTGCAAGCGATACACCAGGCAACACAACGAGTCCAGCCACAACTTTGAGGGAACTTCTCAAGCAAAGCCTGTCCAGCAtcacaaagagagaaaaagagccaGTAAATCCAGCAAACACAGTACAAGTTAG